Proteins from a genomic interval of Nasonia vitripennis strain AsymCx chromosome 3, Nvit_psr_1.1, whole genome shotgun sequence:
- the LOC100122361 gene encoding V-type proton ATPase 116 kDa subunit a-like, whose translation MGTMFRSEEMALCQLYIQPEAVYLTVSELGEAGIVQFRDLNEKVTHFQRRFVNEVRRCDDLERKLRYIEAEVKKDEVPIVEDLKDLPRAPNPRQMIDLEARVEKSEGDIRELSQNAVNLKSDYLELIELRHVLEKNHVFFAEDEANDSIRPLISDENQMQTSRGRLEFVAGVISRERMPAFERMLWRISRGNVFLRQANLDEQLEDPTTGAAIYKTVFVAFFQGEELKSRIKKVCIGFHASLYPIPNSHAERMEMVKGVRTRLEDLNLVLNQTNDHRQRVLRSVAKELPLWTIMVHKMKAIYHTMNLFSIDISKKCLIGECWAPISDLAALQDCLTEGSRLCGNSIPSFLNVIETNDNPPTFNRSTKYTRAFQILIDSYGVSSYREANPALYAIVTFPFLFAVMFGDVGHGLIMFLFGLYMVLQEKKFMAQKSSNEIWNIFFGGRYVILLMGLYSVYTGFVYNDLFSKSMNIFGSSWEIRKVAFPKFSNVTEKKQHLLFPKKSYIDHPYPIGVDPVWALAENKIIFLNSFKMKLSIIFGVVHMIFGVCMSAVNMVHLRKYASLFVEFLPQLLLLLVLFAYLAFLMFLKWVLYSGLIKGRYSESCAPSILITFINMMLFGSSDPEEPCEEFMFPGHATMQLVFLGIALVCIPVLLFGKPLHFLFTHRKKGVVHANGSASQNISNGVAGPSGSKVSHEEHEEFGEVMIQQAIHTIEYVLSTISHTASYLRLWALSLAHAQLSEVLWNMVMGKILSFPLMTMGVEVEIEMAIKGVAMFLAFGAWSVFTLAILVLMEGLSAFLHTLRLHWVEFMSKFYKGEGYLFQPYYFKTILDSEDCPDQD comes from the exons ATGGGGACGATGTTCAGAAGCGAGGAAATGGCCTTGTGCCAGCTGTACATTCAGCCAGAGGCGGTTTATCTCACGGTGTCCGAGCTCGGCGAGGCTGGGATCGTCCAATTCCGAGAC CTCAACGAAAAAGTCACCCACTTCCAACGGAGATTCGTCAACGAGGTTCGACGATGCGACGACCTGGAGCGAAAGCTGCGTTACATCGAAGCCGAAGTCAAAAAGGACGAGGTGCCGATCGTGGAGGATCTGAAAGACCTGCCACGCGCCCCCAACCCGCGTCAGATGATCGACCTCGAAGCGAGGGTCGAGAAGTCCGAGGGTGACATTCGCGAATTGAGTCAGAACGCGGTGAATCTGAAAAGCGACTATCTCGAGCTGATAGAGCTGCGCCATGTGCTCGAGAAAAACCACGTGTTTTTCGCTGAG GACGAGGCCAACGACTCCATCCGACCTCTTATCAGCGACGAGAATCAGATGCAGACCAGCCGGGGACGCTTAGA ATTCGTCGCCGGGGTGATCAGTCGCGAGCGCATGCCTGCTTTCGAACGTATGCTGTGGCGTATCTCCCGTGGTAATGTCTTTCTGCGCCAAGCCAACCTTGACGAGCAGCTGGAGGATCCCACTACG GGCGCCGCTATTTACAAAACCGTCTTCGTCGCCTTCTTCCAAGGCGAGGAACTCAAGAGCCGCATTAAAAAGGTTTGCATCGGCTTTCACGCTTCCCTCTACCCTATCCCCAACAGCCATGCCGAGCGCATGGAGATGGTCAAGGGTGTACGCACGCGGCTGGAAGATCTCAATCTG GTGTTGAACCAAACGAACGATCACCGTCAGCGGGTCCTTCGCAGCGTGGCCAAGGAGCTGCCCCTCTGGACGATCATGGTGCACAAGATGAAGGCCATCTACCACACCATGAACCTCTTCAGCATAGACATATCGAAGAAGTGCCTCATCGGAGAGTGCTGGGCACCGATTTCTGATCTGGCTGCGCTGCAAGATTGCTTGACCGAAGGATCG CGCCTCTGCGGCAATTCCATCCCTTCGTTTTTGAACGTGATCGAAACTAACGACAATCCGCCCACGTTCAACAGGTCGACTAAGTACACGCGGGCTTTCCAAATTCTCATAGACTCCTACGGTGTTTCCTCGTACCGCGAGGCCAACCCCGCCCTCTATGCCATCGTGACTTTTCCGTTTCTCTTCGCCGTCATGTTTGGCGACGTTGGACATG GACTGATAATGTTCCTGTTCGGCCTTTACATGGTCCTTCAGGAGAAGAAGTTCATGGCTCAGAAATCCAGCAACGAGATCTGGAACATCTTCTTCGGCGGTCGTTACGTCATTCTGCTCATGGGACTTTACTCCGTGTACACGGGATTCGTTTACAACGACCTCTTCTCCAAGTCGATGAACATATTCGGATCGAGTTGGGAAATCCGCAAGGTCGCGTTTCCAAAGTTTTCGAACGTCACCGAGAAGAAGCAGCACTTGCTGTTTCCAAAGAAATCGTACATCGATCATCCGTATCCGATCGGTGTGGATCCGGTCTGGGCACTGGCGGAGAACAAAATCATTTTTCTGAACTCCTTCAAAATGAAGCTTTCCATAATTTTCGGAGTCGTCCATATGATTTTCGGCGTCTGCATGAGCGCCGTTAACATGGT ACACTTGAGAAAGTACGCGAGCCTCTTCGTCGAGTTCCTGCCGCAGTTGCTGCTTCTGCTGGTACTCTTCGCGTACTTGGCTTTCCTCATGTTTCTCAAGTGGGTACTTTACAGCGGTTTGATAAAAG GTCGATATTCCGAGTCTTGCGCTCCGTCGATCCTCATAACCTTCATCAACATGATGCTCTTCGGCAGCTCGGACCCCGAGGAACCCTGCGAGGAGTTCATGTTCCCGGGCCATGCCACCATGCAGCTGGTATTCCTCGGAATAGCGCTGGTGTGCATCCCGGTGCTGCTTTTCGGCAAACCGCTTCACTTCCTCTTCACCCACAGGAAGAAGGGCGTTGTCCAC GCGAACGGCTCGGCTTCCCAGAACATCAGCAACGGCGTGGCCGGTCCCAGCGGCTCCAAAGTCTCCCACGAGGAGCACGAGGAGTTCGGCGAGGTGATGATCCAGCAGGCGATCCACACGATCGAGTACGTGCTGTCCACGATATCGCACACGGCCTCGTACCTTCGTCTCTGGGCCCTGTCACTGGCCCACGCCCAGCTCTCGGAGGTGCTCTGGAACATGGTGATGGGCAAGATTCTCAGCTTCCCACTCATGACGATGGGGGTCGAGGTTGAGATAGAGATGGCCATCAAGGGCGTCGCGATGTTCCTCGCATTCGGCGCCTGGTCAGTCTTCACCCTGGCTATTCTGGTCCTCATGGAGGGACTGTCAGCTTTTCTTCACACCTTACGTCTTCACTG GGTCGAGTTTATGAGCAAGTTTTACAAGGGTGAAGGCTACCTCTTTCAGCCGTACTACTTCAAGACCATTCTTGACTCGGAGGATTGCCCGGATCAAGACTAA
- the LOC100122345 gene encoding nischarin, whose amino-acid sequence MACFLMNQEDVQLSIPSFETTDGVTFYVVEVKIGTVEWTVKHRYSEFAELHDTLVLDHCVEKDILPPKKLIGNKSETFVEKRRLGLETYLNSVYIYLKKIMPRPLAIFLELNVYEIFFLLQNLACRFFTEGVSLLQNSKSFTYNVVQMHAMSERLKQPCPSLEITDKKYDFSHVLDFNSHLKDLVIQGSDTTYGTSNIDPTTLSIELSSFKTLEHFTVDNYPLDKIYNMGNLRDTVKVLEVHNTKLRNIIELTMCEAVHKHITSANDSHVWLKVTHLDLSDNQIEVIDEAIKLLPHIESLVLNNNRLREISNITLLPRLSQLHLASNNFTLLPENLHTKLGKIVFIDLSCNNLTSLASFAKLYCLEGLDVSCNRIENIQEVKHIGNLPCLENLRLTGNPVSTIVDYRVKVLEPFGKRAADIYLDNEKPNQKELDTVSVLQALRIAREGKSPTFSTSDAPLFSAEIPTV is encoded by the exons ATGGCGTGCTTCCTGATGAACCAAGAAGATGTGCAGCTCAGCATACCATCGTTTGAGACCACGGATGGTGTCACATTTTATGTGGTAGAAGTCAAGATTGGTACGGTCGAGTGGACTGTTAAACACAG GTACAGTGAATTCGCAGAACTTCATGATACCTTGGTTTTGGATCATTGCGTGGAAAAGGATATATTGCCCCCAAAAAAGCTTATTGGCAACAAGTCTGAGACATTTGTTGAAAAGAGACGCTTGGGTCTTGAGACATACTTGAACTCCGTATACATTTATCTGAAGAAGATCATGCCCAGACCATTGGCCATTTTTCTAGAGTTAAACGTGTacgagattttctttttactgcAAAATTTAGCGTGCCGATTTTTTACCGAAGGAGTATCACTGTTACAAAACTCTAAAAGCTTTACGTACAACGTTGTGCAG ATGCATGCAATGAGCGAGAGACTTAAGCAACCTTGTCCATCTTTAGAAATCACGGATAAGAAATACGACTTTAGTCATGTGCTGGACTTTAATTCACACTTGAAGGATCTTGTTATACAAGGATCTGATACTACATACGGAACAAGTAATATTGACCCCACTACTTTGAGTATTGAATTATCCAGCTTCAAAACTCTAGAACACTTCACTGTGGATAACTATCCTTTAGATAAGATTTATAACATGGGTAATCTACGCGATACAGTTAAGGTACTTGAAGTTCACAATACAAAACTAAGAAACATTATTGAACTAACTATGTGTGAAGCAGTTCATAAGCACATTACTTCGGCTAATGACTCACATGTCTGGTTAAAAGTGACACATTTAGACTTAAGTGACAATCAAATTGAAGTTATAGATGAGGCTATTAAATTATTGCCGCATATTGAATCTCtcgttttaaataataatcgaCTTAGGGAAATATCAAATATTACTTTATTACCAAGATTATCTCAGCTACATTTGGCGTCGAACAATTTCACGTTATTGCCTGAAAATCTTCACACAAAGTTGGGAAAAATTGTGTTTATCGATTTATCGTGCAACAATTTAACTTCACTCGCAAGTTTTGCCAAATTGTATTGCCTAGAAGGTTTGGATGTAAGCTGCAatagaattgaaaatattcaagaaGTGAAGCACATTGGAAACCTTCCTTGCTTGGAAAATCTTAGATTAACGGGCAATCCCGTGTCCACGATTGTGGATTACAGAGTCAAAGTATTAGAACCATTTGGTAAAAGAGCGGCAGATATTTATCTCGATAACGAAAAGCCAAATCAAAAAGAACTAGATACTGTTTCAGTTCTTCAAGCATTGAGAATTGCAAGAGAGGGTAAATCTCCGACTTTTAGTACAAGCGATGCCCCTCTGTTTTCAGCGGAAATACCAACCGTTTAG